CGATCCCGTCCGGGGAGGACGGCCTCCCTGCAGGGTCCCGCCGCGAGCTCGCGAGTGGCGGGGAGGACGGGGTCCTCTCTCAGATGGCGCGGCGGCGCAGGCGGCGGCGCTCACGCTCCGACAGGCCGCCCCAGATGCCGAACCGCTCGTCGTTGGCCAGCGCGTACTCGAGGCACTGGGCCTTGACCTCGCAGCCGGTGCAGATCTTCTTGGCCTCGCGGGTCGAGCCGCCCTTCTCCGGGAAGAACGCCTCGGGGTCGGTCTCGGCGCACAGCGCCTGCTCCTGCCACGACTGCGCGTCGTCCTGCAGGACCGTGCCGAGCAGCCCCATCAACCCCTGGTCGGGCATCCCGACGCTCCGGGGAGCCCGCTCCGTCGCGCTGACGTAGTCACTCAGCCACGAGACCTCTGCCATGACGATGCGTCCCCTTCGCTGTCGTCCTCGGGCGCGGGTCCCCGGGGCTGCCCCGGGCGTTCACCGCGCCTCGCACCGGTCGGAATTACACGCGTGTCGTTGGCCGAGCGTCAACTCAGCCCGGTGTAGGCACCCGACCACACGCGCCCCACCTGTCACCCCGCGTTCGTCACATCTCGTGGTGCTACCCGACACGCCCGGCTAACAGTGGACAACTGCCCATCGGGCACGATGACTTTCGTGGAGATCGTCGTCCTCGCCGGAGGTGTCGGAGGGGCC
This region of Geodermatophilus bullaregiensis genomic DNA includes:
- a CDS encoding WhiB family transcriptional regulator is translated as MAEVSWLSDYVSATERAPRSVGMPDQGLMGLLGTVLQDDAQSWQEQALCAETDPEAFFPEKGGSTREAKKICTGCEVKAQCLEYALANDERFGIWGGLSERERRRLRRRAI